One window of Myxocyprinus asiaticus isolate MX2 ecotype Aquarium Trade chromosome 6, UBuf_Myxa_2, whole genome shotgun sequence genomic DNA carries:
- the LOC127442493 gene encoding UMP-CMP kinase-like isoform X2: MIVGLLHRLSEKLPRVVHTISVMKKPQVVFVLGGPGAGKGTQCAKIVETYSYTHLSAGDLLREERSRKGSEFGQLIDNYIKDGKIVPVEITISLLKKAMEETMKVDENKFRFLIDGFPRNQDNLQGWNTVMDEKADVRFVLFFDCSNEWMTAATRWADRRQSSGPWWTERPTMFSVNGRGLPRPW; the protein is encoded by the exons ATGATTGTCGGGCTGCTGCACAGGCTGTCGGAGAAGCTTCCACGCGTTGTGCATACGATCAGTGTGATGAAGAAGCCGCAGGTTGTGTTTGTTCTGGGCGGGCCTGGCGCGGGGAAAGGGACACAATGCGCCAAAATCGTGGAG ACCTACAGCTACACTCACCTGTCTGCCGGTGACCTGCTGAGAGAAGAGCGCAGCCGCAAGGGGTCAGAGTTTGGTCAGCTCATTGACAACTACATCAAAGATGGAAAGATCGTCCCTGTGGAAATCACCATCAGCTTACTGAAAAAG GCAATGGAGGAGACTATGAAGGTGGATGAAAACAAGTTCCGTTTTCTTATTGATGGTTTCCCACGTAACCAAGACAACCTACAGGGATGGAACACTGTCATGGATGAGAAGGCAGACGTCAGATTTGTTCTTTTCTTTGACTGTAGCAATGAG tggatgacagccgcgaCTCGCTGggcagatcggaggcagtcctctggcccctggtggacggaacgcccCACCATGTTTTCGGTGaacggaaggggtctcccccgcccctggtaG
- the LOC127442493 gene encoding UMP-CMP kinase-like isoform X1, whose amino-acid sequence MIVGLLHRLSEKLPRVVHTISVMKKPQVVFVLGGPGAGKGTQCAKIVETYSYTHLSAGDLLREERSRKGSEFGQLIDNYIKDGKIVPVEITISLLKKAMEETMKVDENKFRFLIDGFPRNQDNLQGWNTVMDEKADVRFVLFFDCSNEVCIDRCLERGKSSGRTDDNRESLEKRIQTYLQSTRPIVELYERQGKVRTIDASRSVDKVFADVKNILDKEG is encoded by the exons ATGATTGTCGGGCTGCTGCACAGGCTGTCGGAGAAGCTTCCACGCGTTGTGCATACGATCAGTGTGATGAAGAAGCCGCAGGTTGTGTTTGTTCTGGGCGGGCCTGGCGCGGGGAAAGGGACACAATGCGCCAAAATCGTGGAG ACCTACAGCTACACTCACCTGTCTGCCGGTGACCTGCTGAGAGAAGAGCGCAGCCGCAAGGGGTCAGAGTTTGGTCAGCTCATTGACAACTACATCAAAGATGGAAAGATCGTCCCTGTGGAAATCACCATCAGCTTACTGAAAAAG GCAATGGAGGAGACTATGAAGGTGGATGAAAACAAGTTCCGTTTTCTTATTGATGGTTTCCCACGTAACCAAGACAACCTACAGGGATGGAACACTGTCATGGATGAGAAGGCAGACGTCAGATTTGTTCTTTTCTTTGACTGTAGCAATGAG GTGTGCATTGACAGATGTTTGGAGCGGGGTAAGAGCAGCGGACGCACTGATGATAACAGAGAAAGTCTAGAGAAGAG GATCCAGACATATCTCCAGTCCACACGGCCCATTGTAGAGCTGTATGAACGGCAAGGGAAGGTGCGCACTATTGATGCCTCCCGCTCAGTGGATAAG GTGTTTGCAGATGTGAAAAACATTTTGGATAAAGAAGGCTAA
- the LOC127442478 gene encoding B-cell CLL/lymphoma 6 member B protein-like — MSSAADGCIKFTRHAGDVLFNFNRLRSRNILTDVTILVGGQQFPAHKTVLMACSGLFYSMFADTHKSNLSFISLDPKVDPTGFAILLEFMYTSCLTLKDNFIIATLNTATYLQMDHVMGMCQRFIDSRGLCVKQKDHGCLTSEAPFILIDALSNPSSVNTRTYGPRSLHYAISTSTESPTRFYRHLPLPLENSNTTNPLWQIPKTGITSLPDSGVTTGRAMETREERNRPSVLFRSAQAEGDRKGAPCVNSELENIEPSDTSGPQSPFRSDCQPNSPAESSSCSRWAASPQSSVSDPKVRNWKKYKFIVLNSTDGVNDHNTPTPSQTVTDSTNKANEDAARNQPNIDSSFTDECIQKEERGSSSPHLNTLTDESSMVPTRLGEKPYCCNVCGAQFNRPANLKTHSRIHSGEKPYKCETCGSRFVQVAHLRAHVLIHTGEKPYPCDVCGTRFRHLQTLKSHLRIHTGEKPYHCESCDLHFRHKSQLRLHLRQKHGAVTNTKSQNRKTRPDL, encoded by the exons ATGTCAAGTGCAGCAGATGGCTGCATCAAATTCACTCGGCATGCCGGTGATGTGCTGTTCAACTTCAACCGTCTGCGCAGCAGAAACATCCTGACCGATGTCACCATTCTGGTCGGTGGACAGCAATTCCCGGCACATAAGACAGTTCTGATGGCATGCAG CGGCCTCTTTTACTCTATGTTTGCCGACACCCACAAAAGTAACCTGAGCTTCATAAGTTTAGATCCAAAGGTGGACCCCACTGGTTTCGCCATACTGTTGGAGTTTATGTACACGTCTTGTCTCACGCTTAAAGATAACTTCATTATAGCCACACTCAACACGGCCACATACCTACAGATGGACCATGTAATGGGCATGTGCCAGAGGTTTATAGACTCCAG GGGCTTGTGTGTGAAGCAGAAAGATCATGGATGTTTAACTTCAGAAGCTCCATTTATTCTTATTGATGCCCTGAGCAACCCATCCAGTGTTAACACCAGAACTTACGGTCCACGCAGTCTACACTATGCAATCAGCACTTCCACTGAAAGCCCTACTCGATTCTACAGACACCTTCCTCTCCCACTGGAGAACTCCAACACCACAAACCCCCTCTGGCAGATCCCAAAGACTGGCATAACATCCCTGCCAGACAGTGGAGTGACTACTGGTAGAGCCATGGAGACCAGAGAGGAGAGGAACCGCCCGTCTGTGCTCTTCCGGTCAGCTcaggctgagggagacaggaaggGAGCTCCATGTGTGAATTCAGAGTTGGAGAACATTGAGCCTTCTGACACCAGTGGTCCTCAAAGCCCCTTTAGATCAGACTGCCAGCCAAACTCACCCGCAGAGTCCAGCAGCTGTAGTCGATGGGCAGCATCTCCTCAGAGCTCAGTGAGTGATCCCAAAGTTCGCAACTGGAAGAAGTACAAGTTTATAGTGTTGAACTCCACAGATGGAGTGAATGACCATAACACACCAACTCCATCCCAAACAGTTACAGATTCCACCAATAAGGCCAATGAAGATGCAGCCAGAAATCAACCCAATATTGACAGCAG CTTTACAGATGAATGCATTCAAAAAGAGGAGCGTGGCTCTTCATCTCCTCACCTCAACACTTTGACAGACGAGAGCAGCATGGTACCCACAAGATTAG gGGAGAAGCCATACTGCTGTAATGTGTGTGGAGCACAGTTCAACAGGCCTGCAAATCTGAAAACCCACTCACGTATCCACTCAGGAGAAAAACCGTACAAATGTGAAACCTGTGGCTCTCGCTTCGTCCag GTGGCTCATTTGAGGGCTCATGTACtgatccacactggagagaagccatacccATGTGACGTCTGCGGCACTCGCTTCCGCCACCTTCAGACACTCAAGAGTCACCTAAGAatacacactggagagaaaccttatcAT TGTGAGAGTTGTGACCTGCACTTCCGCCACAAAAGTCAGCTGCGACTGCATCTGCGGCAGAAACACGGCGCTGTCACCAACACCAAGAGCCAGAACCGCAAAACCAGACCAGACCTCTaa